In the genome of Streptomyces sp. SLBN-118, the window TCAGTGAACCGCCCCCTAGGTCCCACAGGAGCACAGTGTGCGTCACTTCAAGCATGTCGGTCTGAGCGCGGCCACCGGATTGGCTGCCCTCCTTGTCTGCTCTCATCCGGCGTCGGCTTCCAGTAGTACCGTTCCCGTGCCCGAGCAGGTTTTCCAGCTGGTGGCGAGGCAGACCCAGATCAGTTCCATCGATGTGGACGGGTCGTCCGGGCCCAGCCAAGGGGACGAACTCGTCGTCAGCGGGGATCTCCTCCGTGACAGCGCCACGGTCGGCAACTTCGGCGAGGTCTGCACAACGACCCGAACCGCCCCTGGTGATGAGTTCGACCTGCAGTGCGCGGGCTCCCTTTCCCTGACCCAGGGGCAGATCACCTTCCAGGGACGGTTCAACGTCACCGCTGCCGGCCCCGGCGACGTCAGCCTCGCTATCACCGGAGGCACGGGGAGCTACCGCACAGCCCGCGGCTTCATCCACGCCGACAATGTCAGTGACACGGATACCCAGCTCACTGTCCACCTCATCCGCTGACAAGCCAGGAGAGGCAGGCCCCCGAGCGGCTCGGCCGTCTCGGGGGCCCGACCGAACGCCAGTCCGGCAGCACAGGCCAGCCGAAGGCCCACCTTCGAACCAGGCACTGACGCTCCCTTGCTTCCTGCCGCGGCCATGCCAGACAGTGCTGTTGCGACGCTGCCCCGGGGGTATCGAGGGGGAGACTTGAGGGGTGGGCGGCGTATCGGGCGAGGGCGAGGTCCTGCCGGAGTTGTGTGATCTCTGCGGGACGACGGTCTCCGGCGGGTCGGTGGTCTACGGACTCGTGCCGGATTTCGTCGGCCATCCATGCCCATGACGCGAAGTTCGACGGGAAACGCATGGTCGTCGCGTGCTCCCGCGGGCACCTGGCCGAGCTGGTCGAGCGGTACAAACGGCGCCCGTTCGTGGATGCGGAGCGGCGGGAAAGATCGCCCGTGTGAGGGACCGGCATCCGGAGGGCGTCAGCGCGGAGGACCTGGCCGACGAGACCGGACCTCAGAAGATCAGCACGAGCGCGTAGACAAGGAAGAAGGCCGCGATCAACAGGACGAGCACGGCGATCGCTGCCATCGGGCCCTTGGCCCAGCCACGTGTACGCGTCTCGCGCGGGCCGGCCCCGGAGGAAGTGCTCGACTCTGCGGGCGGGGTCTCCCCCAAGGGCACCGAACCACCTTCCAGTCCGGCCGTGTGGCGGGGGTCGGGGTCGGGGTTGTACTCGGGATGGTCAGCACTCATATCGCTCCAGTGCCCGATTTAATCCCATTCACCGCCATCGCCGTAGTTATTTGTTGCTTTTGGGCGGGCGAATCGGCCTGCACCGCCTGGTCCACGCGCGCAACCCGGTGGGCCGCTGGTGTGCTGGGTGCCCAGCGGTGATACCGTGCACGGCTCGAAGTGGTGGCGCGTCCAGTCCGCCAGCACCAGGAAATGCCAGGCCGCCGCGCCCTGGTTTTTCGGGTCTCCCGGTTGCACTCCTCGCCCTTGACGGTCAGCATGCGCCCGTGTTCGTGCGGACGCTGCGGATTGACCGCGTGCGGTGAGGACATGCCATCCGGCGGATCGCTCCCGTACAGGAGTCGGTCCCACCGCCCGGAGAGCGACGGTACGGCCCGAGCGCGCCAGCTCCCGTGCCGGGCAAAGCCCGGCCATCCCGCCGCCGAGCACAGCGGCGCCACCCCGCGGTTGCTCTGCAGGGTCGGATACTCGGGCCCGGGAGCGCCCCCCGTTGTCCGGACACGGTCATTGCTGCACCGTGGCTGGGCTTATCGCTGCGTGTGCACCGGTTGTCTCTGGGCGGCTACCCAGCCCGCCGGACCTGACATCGGAGTGGATTACGTAAAGCCGGGCAGACGGTCCTATACCGCAACAAACAGGAAGAGGAGAGCCTCATGTCGAAGAAGCATCCGCCACACGGCGAGGGGCCCAGCCGATACAACGGACCTGACCAGCACGGATGGTCCGAAGACCTCGATGACGCGAACCAGGACAACCCCAGCGGTCACCGGTCCTTCCATCCGGATGACCATGCACCTGGGCCCAAGAGGTCCGGCCGGCCTTCTGAGCGGGACAAGGAGGCATCACTGTCCGGGACCCCGGTCGAGAGCGAGACCCGCAGCGGCGAGGACCACGCCGGGAAGTCCCAGGAGAAGGGAAGGGAAGGAAAGGGCCGCCGCGGCCGCTCCCAGCGCCCCAGCGGTTCCAAGGGCTCGTCGGCCTTCACCGGCGTTGACCCACAGGATCCGCCCACCAACCATTCCGGACGGTGAGAGCAGCCGACAACGCAAACATGTCCAAGCGGCCAGCTATGTGTCTCGAAGTGGGCGCCGGGAATTGGTGAGTAGGTACCACTCGGTGGTTCCTCGGCCCAGGCTGAAGACCGGGTCCTACCCGGAGAGCAGTGGTCGTCACCGTTGCACGACGTCGAGGGCAAGGAAGCCGCCACGGACGGCAGAAGCTGCCCGTCGAGCTGGTCTCGCTCTGAGCCATAGCGCCTTCGGGCAGCAGCGGTTCGAGAACGGCGAAGTCACCGTCGCGGGCCTTCTGCCGCTTCCCCGGGCCGGAATGCCTCAGGGCCTGCCGTGCGCCATCGCGCCACGACCGGCGCCGCGGCTCTACCGACCGCACACTCGCCCGAAGCTTGTTCGCAGCGCCGTGTCCCTCTCGCCCTGCACAAAGCCCTCGGAGCATGCGCACCCGCTCCCGCGCCACCTGGCCCTGCGGAGTGACACCACCACCCCGCGAATACCTCATAGCGACGAACTACCGCAGGGATGAAGGGACGTCACCCTCGACAACGGAAAGTCAGTAACACACCGTCGCCAGCACCTTCACGCATGGTCCGCAGCCAGACGGTGCGGGAGGACGATCTGGAGGACGGTCCGGCGACGCTGTTTCC includes:
- a CDS encoding dirigent protein, giving the protein MPEQVFQLVARQTQISSIDVDGSSGPSQGDELVVSGDLLRDSATVGNFGEVCTTTRTAPGDEFDLQCAGSLSLTQGQITFQGRFNVTAAGPGDVSLAITGGTGSYRTARGFIHADNVSDTDTQLTVHLIR
- a CDS encoding DUF6480 family protein, giving the protein MSADHPEYNPDPDPRHTAGLEGGSVPLGETPPAESSTSSGAGPRETRTRGWAKGPMAAIAVLVLLIAAFFLVYALVLIF